The DNA region ATACACGCTCATGACTGCCACGTTTGTAGCGTTAATTCTAATTTTCTTGCACGCCCTTTATGGAAAAGAAGATAAACAAAGCTAAAAAACACTTAAGCGCCTGTTTTCTTCATTTCCCTACACATTATCCAAAACATTATGATACTTAAGGCTGCAATAACAATTGCAACAAAAATCATCCATATCGCTTCTGGACCAGCACCTATAACGATAGGAAATGGTCCTATGAATATGATTGTTCCAAAATTCGCCGCGCCGGCGCTGTGAAGAAATGTTGCAACTAACAGAATTATTATGCCTAGAAAGATTATGAAAAACCCAGCAATAAGCAGAAGCATGAATTTGCGGTTATCGGCTGATTCGTTTGTAGTCGCCATGCCTTCTCACCTTAACACAAAATAAAATATAACCGCTGCTACCACAAGAAGTATTGTAAGCGCTAGCGAAAGCAACAG from Candidatus Bathyarchaeota archaeon A05DMB-5 includes:
- a CDS encoding DUF131 domain-containing protein, yielding MATTNESADNRKFMLLLIAGFFIIFLGIIILLVATFLHSAGAANFGTIIFIGPFPIVIGAGPEAIWMIFVAIVIAALSIIMFWIMCREMKKTGA